The following are from one region of the Pocillopora verrucosa isolate sample1 chromosome 3, ASM3666991v2, whole genome shotgun sequence genome:
- the LOC131794242 gene encoding neurocan core protein — MFVVFSNLLCLRVFSIILVDATREIKISSQSTLRFVNFVEYPSHYLDTTKRIQASNVGKDLDCSMKCFNTPSCTSLNMASAEDEDNTLWCELLFDDIFNNSQNLKQNSTSRHVTKWSPCINAPCQNGGSCVPNYNDDSYRCLCRIGFDGDNCQIDTDDCSPDSCYNGGTCVDGINAYTCVCANGFHSGNNCRCLVNWTLFNNHCYKYFQDQLRGYSEAKAQCETFGASLATIHSKEENDYLWSLFSQSGHNVWVGGNDEAVDGSWVWEDGMAWGGFTLWDSVEPNGGSSENCLEIQRKNGKWNDISCTLLRYYICKN, encoded by the exons atgtttgttgttttcagtAACCTTTTATGCCTCCGTGTATTTTCGATAATTCTTGTTGATGCCACCAGAGAGATAAAGATCAGTTCTCAATCTACGCTTCGATTTGTTAATTTTGTGGAGTACCCTTCCCATTATCTTGATACAACGAAACGAATTCAGGCATCCAATGTTGGGAAAGACTTGGACTGTTCCATGAAGTGCTTTAATACACCGTCCTGTACTTCCTTAAATATGGCTTCTGCAGAAGACGAGGACAACACACTTTGGTGCGAGCTGCTATTTGATGACATCTTTAACAACTCccaaaatttgaaacaaaactCGACCTCTCGTCATGTGACAAAATGG tctCCTTGTATAAATGCACCATGTCAGAACGGAGGCTCTTGTGTTCCGAACTACAATGACGACTCATACAGATGCCTTTGCAGAATTGGATTTGATGGGGATAATTGTCAAATTG ATACTGATGACTGCTCACCAGATTCTTGTTACAACGGTGGAACTTGCGTGGATGGAATTAATGCTTACACTTGTGTATGTGCAAATGGATTTCACTCCGGGAACAATTGTC GCTGCCTTGTGAACTGGACGTTGTTCAATAACCACTGCTACAAGTATTTCCAGGACCAGTTAAGGGGGTATTCTGAAGCCAAAGCCCAATGCGAAACATTTGGGGCTTCCTTAGCGACAATACATTCCAAAGAAGAGAACGATTATCTGTGGTCACTGTTCTCCCAAAGTGGTCATAACGTCTGGGTTGGAGGAAACGACGAGGCAGTGGACGGCTCTTGGGTCTGGGAGGACGGGATGGCGTGGGGTGGGTTCACATTGTGGGATTCTGTTGAACCTAACGGAGGATCATCTGAGAATTGTCttgaaatacaaagaaaaaatggcAAATGGAACGACATCTCTTGCACTCTATTACGCTATTACATCTGCAAAAATTGA